A single genomic interval of Coccidioides posadasii str. Silveira chromosome 1, complete sequence harbors:
- the BUD4 gene encoding Bud site selection protein bud4 (EggNog:ENOG410PJ4Z~COG:T~BUSCO:502at33183), translating into MASGQRPLSEISPVAPRRNSPGTKGFASGDSSPFDSSPMNTSTSPRLFWQGRDPASPYRVNFENRSPYDGSSPASSAKRSSIENLKKASRVKNSSMFAREQKGEYDPAHVKVLERPLASGRPLSQQRNHNIATNTAPTDARRQLPSQSAACKTTTFTTTTQEAETNASQEAATPRPAQQSSNASTSQGSPSRPQPPSPPKSSLNKNGRYSGRSFDPHSEIWSDDESTAIDKSFGEGRSFHRQTKSVTFDAAPPQINEYEMTTPVPSSIASSSREGSYESTENEESFDASFSLHDDSFDASLEDTDKTPVMLPDQWRYDSPDDTNDEMSQNEYDPFSPDFDTPDPEARPPSSSASSPFRSQIESMDSNGECRPLPPLPLANLQRSPDHHRRLTATLERASSVSRPAPLRPASCSKDDLSGLGTGSLSLEDRLRLMMTQEHDHQASEAETQRERRMRRALNKDKTPERTDGKPDDSIVSELSMSSEPCPTPRISRESILRNLKREENFSDDVSGISSLGDSSPHRPLPLDPDVPIPSLESDDAVEDHASVKEEEQDEIDLYDIPEYDPEQDGDDSTHDGHDQGTHGDYDDESHYSRTSKEDDSRIEQFEDAERQSTPVPMHITQETPADDSQQCPPSRSQTPDDEHQFELDLLSYVDRSTPPIENSDDAPPPLDMAAIRDSLHRPETPDQNTEQSAEENDGDKDCPGTPESVIRHRVSGDAPEDPAAVIPGPLATVKAPGAGLKTRPSLTPADAESMAAVRRKVSGQGPRIPSISENATGNRPSTASELTLGSVKSDLPAFNGIPGAGKRQPSLVKLDIPVGDSDEGLGFGLDEEFDRVIEAQKVAFELSLSQLPLYKDFQNSGQPMPRADAAEGHGSSTLETQVDNKADRKITKQRGYLMRQNTKVIVATSHGDEANAKSTAGAPHVGSTPRKASQQTWTTEPWNPKARRQSIKLAGATKKKTESVPPLPGQESAVKDGLGSVDETDVNGQADDMEDGKDRGRLFVKVVGVKDLDLPLPRGERSFFSLTLDNGLHCVTTSWLELGKSAPIGQEFELVVMNELEFQLTLQIKPELLKPKPKVVPPSPPKAQKPQKASAFSRVFATPKKRREMELRQQMEAQQLKQKAEEEIHSAPDPWAKFRNLVASDGSFARAYVCLGDYEQYAFGRPLTVDVACFNEWAVDEVPVTSSNSKSKRNTMAPGVQRRPPYMVGNLELQLLYVPKPKGATDDDMPKSMNACIREMRDADNSAMRSWEGFLSQQGGDCPYWRRRYFKLQGSKLTAYHETTRQPRATINLAKASKLIDDRSILTQRETSAKGGGRRKSAFAEEEEGYMFVEEGFRIRFGNGEVIDFYADSRVEKEGWMGVLGETVGKGYSAGNGQVKAWTELVLRRERSVKPKQPQRDMPSSERPMSARNPMPPAPPTPAKNTAHSQSSRPPMAPPPKPRHKHHQSQPNISWDDARRQKARSLIF; encoded by the exons ATGGCCAGCGGTCAGCGCCCGCTCTCTGAGATTAGTCCCGTCGCACCGCGGCGAAACTCTCCTGGAACCAAG GGATTCGCGAGCGGGGACTCATCACCATTTGACTCTTCTCCCATGAACACGTCCACTTCTCCGCGACTGTTCTGGCAGGGTCGGGATCCCGCATCCCCATATCGCGTCAATTTTGAAAACAGAAGCCCATATGATGGGTCGTCTCCAGCGTCGTCGGCCAAGAGGTCGTCaattgaaaatctgaaaaaaGCTTCTCGCGTGAAAAACAGTAGCATGTTCGCTCGCGAGCAGAAGGGGGAGTATGATCCCGCTCATGTTAAAGTACTCGAGCGTCCTTTGGCCAGTGGGCGGCCCTTGAGCCAGCAGCGTAACCACAACATTGCCACCAATACCGCTCCAACCGATGCAAGGCGCCAACTGCCTTCTCAGAGCGCTGCATGCAAAACCACCACCTTCACCACCACTACTCAGGAGGCGGAGACGAACGCTTCCCAAGAAGCTGCAACTCCGCGCCCAGCGCAGCAAAGTAGTAACGCGTCTACAAGCCAAGGGTCACCTTCAAGGCCACAGCCTCCGTCtcctccaaaatcttctctgaATAAAAATGGACGCTATAGCGGCAGGTCGTTTGATCCTCACAGCGAAATATGGTCTGACGATGAATCAACCGCCATTGACAAGTCGTTTGGAGAGGGCCGTAGCTTTCATCGTCAGACCAAAAGTGTCACCTTCGACGCGGCGCCTCCCCAGATTAACGAATATGAGATGACTACTCCCGTTCCTTCGTCAATCGCATCGAGTTCACGCGAAGGGAGCTATGAATCAACAGAGAACGAGGAAAGTTTCGATGCCAGTTTTTCTCTCCACGACGATAGCTTCGATGCGAGTCTTGAAGACACCGACAAGACTCCCGTGATGCTGCCTGATCAATGGCGCTATGACAGCCCGGATGATACTAACGACGAGATGTCTCAAAATGAGTATGATCCATTCAGCCCAGACTTTGACACTCCAGACCCCGAGGCTCGTCCGCCGTCTTCTAGCGCTTCCAGTCCTTTCCGGTCTCAAATTGAGTCTATGGATTCTAACGGAGAATGTCGTCCACTTCCACCTCTTCCTTTGGCCAATCTACAAAGGAGCCCGGATCACCATAGACGGCTCACTGCGACGTTGGAAAGAGCGAGCAGTGTCTCTCGGCCAGCACCTCTCCGCCCAGCTTCCTGCAGCAAAGATGACCTTAGCGGTCTGGGTACAGGCTCCCTGTCACTGGAAGATAGGCTTCGTTTGATGATGACCCAGGAACACGACCATCAAGCTTCCGAAGCCGAAACCCAGCGTGAGAGACGAATGCGGCGTGCATTGAACAAGGACAAAACTCCCGAAAGAACCGATGGAAAGCCGGATGATAGCATCGTCAGCGAGCTTAGTATGTCTTCCGAGCCATGCCCAACTCCGCGAATTTCCAGAGAATCTATCCTCCGcaatctgaagagagaagagaattTCAGTGACGATGTTAGCGGGATCTCTTCACTCGGCGATTCCAGCCCACATCGTCCACTCCCCCTGGATCCTGATGTTCCTATTCCATCTCTTGAAAGCGATGATGCGGTTGAAGATCACGCTTCAGTCAAGGAGGAAGAACAGGACGAAATTGATCTTTACGATATTCCGGAATATGACCCGGAGCAAGACGGTGATGATAGCACACATGATGGGCATGACCAGGGCACGCACGGTGATTATGATGATGAGAGTCACTACTCGCGGACTTCAAAAGAGGACGATTCGCGTATCGAGCAATTTGAAGACGCTGAACGGCAATCCACTCCTGTTCCAATGCATATTACACAGGAAACCCCTGCTGATGACAGCCAACAGTGCCCACCATCTAGGTCACAAACTCCTGACGATGAACACCAGTTTGAGTTGGACCTGCTTTCTTACGTAGATAGGTCCACTCCTCCGATTGAAAACTCCGATGATGCCCCACCTCCTCTTGACATGGCAGCTATTCGCGACTCTCTTCACAGGCCGGAGACACCGGACCAAAACACTGAACAATCAGCCGAAGAGAATGATGGAGACAAAGATTGTCCTGGCACCCCGGAATCCGTCATCAGGCACCGTGTTTCGGGAGATGCGCCAGAAGACCCTGCTGCAGTCATTCCGGGTCCTCTTGCCACCGTTAAAGCACCTGGCGCTGGCCTTAAGACCAGACCTTCACTGACTCCAGCAGACGCGGAATCTATGGCAGCAGTTCGGCGAAAAGTGAGCGGACAGGGACCAAGAATACCGTCGATCTCGGAGAATGCGACCGGCAATCGACCCAGCACGGCATCAGAACTGACGCTTGGTTCCGTAAAATCTGACCTGCCGGCATTTAATGGCATCCCAGGAGCCGGGAAACGACAGCCCTCGCTCGTGAAACTCGATATTCCTGTCGGCGATAGCGATGAAGGTTTGGGATTCGGACTTGACGAAGAATTTGATCGTGTCATTGAAGCTCAAAAGGTTGCGTTTGAACTCTCCCTCTCTCAGCTCCCTCTCTATAAGGACTTCCAAAACTCCGGTCAACCCATGCCGCGTGCAGACGCTGCGGAAGGACATGGCTCTTCCACCCTTGAGACACAAGTGGACAATAAAGCTGACAGAAAAATAACGAAACAGAGAGGTTATCTCATGAGACAAAACACGAAAGTGATCGTTGCGACCAGCCATGGCGATGAAGCGAACGCCAAATCCACAGCGGGTGCACCGCACGTAGGTAGTACACCACGAAAGGCAAGCCAGCAGACCTGGACAACAGAGCCCTGGAATCCAAAGGCGCGGCGCCAGAGCATTAAACTTGCGGGCGCCACTAAGAAGAAAACGGAATCAGTTCCACCTTTGCCAGGCCAAGAAAGTGCTGTGAAAGATGGATTAGGCTCGGTTGATGAAACCGATGTCAACGGACAAGCAGACGATATGGAAGATGGAAAAGACAGAGGTCGTCTTTTCGTGAAAGTCGTCGGGGTTAAAGATCTagatcttcctcttcctAGAG GGGAACGATCATTTTTCTCATTGACACTCGACAATGGACTTCACTGTGTGACGACTTCGTGGCTCGAATTGGGAAAATCCGCGCCCATTGGCCAAGAGTTCGAACTGGTCGTGATGAATGAGCTGGAGTTCCAGTTGACCCTTCAGATCAAACCAGAACTACTTAAGCCCAAGCCAAAGGTTGTTCCACCTTCACCACCAAAAGCACAAAAGCCCCAGAAAGCCTCCGCATTCAGTCGCGTCTTTGCAACCCCCAAGAAGCGTAGGGAAATGGAACTGCGCCAGCAGATGGAAGCCCAGCAGCTCAAGCAGAAGGCCGAAGAGGAGATCCACTCCGCACCCGATCCCTGGGCTAAGTTTCGAAACTTGGTTGCCAGCGATGGTAGCTTTGCCCGCGCATATGTGTGTCTGGGCGATTATGAACAATATGCTTTTGGGCGGCCATTAACAGTGGACGTTGCATGTTTCAATGAATGGGCAGTCGATGAGGTCCCGGTTACCTCCAGTAATTCTAAAAGCAAACGAAATACAATGGCGCCTGGGGTTCAACGGCGGCCCCCATACATGGTTGGAAATCTGGAACTTCAACTCCTATATGTGCCAAAACCTAAAGGCGCGACAGACGATGACATGCCAAAGAGCATGAATGCTTGTATCCGTGAGATGAGAGACGCTGATAACTCGGCGATGAGGAGTTGGGAGGGATTCCTGTCGCAACAGGGCGGAGATTGTCCG TACTGGCGTCGGCGCTACTTCAAACTCCAAGGCTCCAAGTTGACTGCGTACCATGAGACCACTCGGCAGCCACGGGCTACAATCAACCTCGCAAAAGCGTCCAAATTGATTGACGATCGCTCAATCTTGACTCAAAGGGAGACCTCCGCTAAAGGTGGCGGGCGACGCAAGTCTGCCTTTgccgaagaggaagaaggttATATGTTTGTCGAGGAGGGATTCCGCATTCGCTTTGGGAATGGTGAGGTTATTGACTTCTATGCCGATAGTCGAGTTGAAAAGGAAGGTTGGATGGGGGTCCTTGGAGAGACAGTCGGCAAAGGATATTCCGCAGGAAATGGCCAAGTCAAGGCGTGGACGGAACTCGTTTTGCGACGAGAACGAAGCGTGAAGCCCAAGCAGCCCCAGCGGGATATGCCTTCAAGCGAGCGGCCGATGAGTGCTCGCAATCCAATGCCCCCGGCTCCGCCAACTCCCGCCAAGAATACCGCTCACTCGCAGTCGTCGCGACCTCCCATGGCACCTCCGCCGAAGCCTCGACATAAGCATCACCAATCCCAGCCTAACATTAGTTGGGATGATGCGAGAAGGCAGAAGGCCCGGTCGCTTATTTTCTAA
- the MRH4 gene encoding RNA helicase (EggNog:ENOG410PIDU~COG:A~BUSCO:5053at33183), translating into MSQLFQSRPPPSSPVNVDIGILAVWMLLVGTATPPTFELPRSLGVKIFKASSPSSTQPQNLPSTRRFQTACCQHTMTSFSHLSRLRMSAFLPHVCLQCRLKTVSSLPAQSSASSLLQAVRHASSARPRRRTPSRMALSPNVAQSTVKYGEKRKSVRHQNGPFGGMNQRRANLRDRQRPRSQAELKRTSFKKDKDDSEKKQPELFKALKMQTALSSVSYGRRTSIKSKISNITSFDQFDLLPSVRQSVYDSALPGLEYVTPTPIQRLAIPAILRQGSATPRPEEGQEDMPRFDQYLLAAETGSGKTLAYLLPVVDAIKRTEAKDKEEEERMAKEELKKEQEQAGEKNQNLFELESPGEEEEEPINAPKSVVKPKAIILVPTSELVEQIGRIVKQLAHTVKYRSALLASNYTPRKIRRTLFNPNGLDILVTTPYLVASIAEANPYIFSRVTHLVVDEADSLFDKSFSPKTNTIIDRTAPTLKQLILCSATIPRSLDNRLRERFPQIRRLVTPNLHAIPRRVQLGVVDIDKEPYRGRRHLACADAIWSIGRSGNPYDADVGYQVTGQKEPKSIIVFVNERETAAEVAEFLVTKGINAVSLTRDTSEKRQAQILAEFTTEKNPPQPEDYKMLKGNRSDDDSVPFVNVRPGNERSNRLSNTKVLVVTDLGSRGIDTVAVKTVILYDVPHSTIDFIHRLGRLGRMGRRGRGIVLVGKKDRKDVVREVREAMYRGQALI; encoded by the coding sequence ATGTCTCAGCTCTTCCAGAGCCGCCCGCCACCATCATCGCCCGTCAATGTTGACATTGGCATCCTTGCAGTGTGGATGCTGCTCGTTGGCACGGCAACACCGCCAACTTTCGAGCTGCCCCGGAGCCTTGGCGTGAAAATCTTCAAGGCATCGTCGCCGTCATCCACCCAGCCGCAAAACTTGCCCAGCACACGCCGTTTCCAGACCGCGTGCTGCCAGCATACCATGACCTCATTCTCCCACCTCTCCCGGCTGCGCATGTCCGCCTTTCTTCCCCATGTCTGTCTCCAGTGCCGGCTTAAGACTGTATCCTCGCTGCCTGCACAGTCTTCGGCGTCTTCGCTGCTGCAGGCAGTGAGACACGCATCCTCCGCCCGACCGCGACGTCGCACACCCTCTCGCATGGCCCTCTCGCCCAATGTCGCCCAGTCCACTGTGAAATACGGCGAAAAGCGAAAGTCGGTCCGGCATCAGAACGGTCCCTTCGGCGGGATGAACCAGCGCCGTGCGAACCTGCGAGACCGCCAGCGACCGCGATCCCAGGCCGAGCTCAAGAGGACGTCGTTCAAAAAGGACAAGGATGACTCTGAGAAGAAGCAGCCGGAGCTCTTCAAAGCGCTGAAGATGCAGACAGCCCTTTCGTCCGTGTCGTACGGTCGTAGAACCTCCATCAAGTCCAAGATCTCAAACATCACCAGCTTCGACCAATTCGATCTGCTGCCTTCCGTCCGCCAGTCCGTCTACGACAGCGCCCTGCCCGGTCTGGAATATGTCACGCCGACGCCCATTCAACGATTGGCCATACCCGCGATTCTCAGACAGGGCTCTGCTACCCCCAGACCCGAGGAAGGCCAGGAGGACATGCCGCGATTCGACCAGTATCTCCTGGCTGCCGAGACTGGCTCGGGGAAGACTTTGGCTTACCTGCTTCCGGTCGTAGATGCCATAAAACGTACGGAGGCTAAGGAtaaggaggaagaagaacgAATGGCAAAGGAAGAACTGAAGAAGGAACAGGAACAGGCAGGGGAAAAAAACCAAAACCTGTTTGAGTTGGAATCGcctggagaagaagaagaagagcccATAAATGCTCCGAAGAGTGTGGTCAAACCGAAAGCCATAATCCTCGTCCCCACGTCCGAGCTCGTTGAGCAGATTGGCCGAATCGTAAAGCAGCTTGCCCACACCGTAAAATATCGATCCGCGCTCCTCGCTTCCAATTACACTCCACGGAAAATCAGAAGGACCCTCTTCAATCCCAATGGCCTCGACATCCTCGTCACCACGCCTTATCTCGTGGCCTCGATTGCTGAAGCCAATCCCTATATCTTCAGCCGCGTCACCCATCTCGTTGTGGACGAGGCCGACTCCCTTTTCGATAAATCCTTCTCTCCAAAGACCAACACCATCATTGACAGGACAGCTCCGACTCTTAAGCAGCTCATCCTCTGCTCCGCTACCATTCCACGTTCCCTCGATAATCGCCTTCGTGAACGATTTCCACAGATCCGAAGACTCGTAACCCCTAACCTTCACGCGATCCCCCGAAGAGTCCAGCTTGGTGTAGTGGATATTGACAAGGAACCGTATCGCGGTAGGAGACATTTGGCCTGCGCAGACGCCATCTGGTCCATTGGAAGGTCGGGGAACCCCTACGACGCCGACGTTGGTTACCAAGTCACCGGCCAAAAGGAGCCAAAATCCATAATTGTCTTTGTCAACGAACGAGAAACCGCAGCCGAAGTCGCCGAGTTCTTGGTAACTAAGGGCATCAACGCTGTCTCCCTGACCCGGGACACTTCGGAGAAGCGCCAGGCCCAAATCCTAGCCGAATTTACAACTGAAAAAAATCCGCCGCAACCAGAAGATTACAAAATGTTGAAGGGGAATCGATCTGATGATGATTCAGTTCCCTTTGTCAACGTCAGGCCAGGCAATGAGAGGTCCAATCGCCTGTCCAACACGAAGGTCCTCGTTGTGACCGATCTTGGTTCTCGCGGTATTGACACCGTTGCTGTTAAGACTGTCATCCTCTACGATGTCCCTCATTCGACTATCGACTTCATTCACCGCCTCGGCCGCCTTGGCCGAATGGGTAGGCGAGGTCGCGGTATTGTTTTGGTCGGCAAGAAAGACCGAAAGGACGTGGTCAGAGAAGTCAGGGAGGCCATGTACCGGGGCCAGGCCTTGATATAA
- the SET9 gene encoding Histone-lysine N-methyltransferase set9 (EggNog:ENOG410PGJB~COG:B~BUSCO:4142at33183) — translation MAPTPPPKQKGKLTLAQLAAYDDIVTDALVDRAFFWTKIRKNRPKYFAVRGVVEDDVTSILLHDVIVAKDVIKAEKSLLNLSGLRKYVEKLKSDKEKEWFRRHLRKYIAIYLPDCPFEVTTTNRYTITTHEAALSARKFIRTGDTIKHLSGTLVAITPEEEKTLDLTRRDFSIVMSSRKKTPSLFLGPARFSNHDCNPNARLVTKGSEGMEIVAIRDISIGEEITVSYGENYFGVDNCECLCHTCELSLSNGWSPGGPPEHDSRASTPESTTEHQEKSSSGSEKRKSPPESPSHPSEDMPSKRPRFENILNLRLELSPPSSPDPIAEPLITVNGGLRALRSHFASLAGKSDLRHFQKPHSNFISASSSSDQTSCSLCPDDEAPTSTRSTSATSVSDSNVPVKTEPTVEQQPRASSETASKTISGDHGLHVQDVIRDNDESDLSDLSASWEINDREMTAVKREPVKKKKRKRKSSIIPTIEHEAPKARTPGDYTKTPKLLAQRYDRWVDCQTCNAWFVQGDAYLTRKECPRCERHSKLYGYRWPKTDREGRNDTEERVMDHRTIHRFLRTEDEARVQRRGRGVSHATSPTPDVSENKTETDASEFGDERRLTRSLRRARSSLHLAI, via the exons ATGGCACCTACTCCACCGCCAAAGCAGAAAGGAAAGTTGACCCTTGCTCAGCTTGCGGCTTACGATGACATTGTCACCGACGCGTTGGTCGATCGC GCGTTTTTCTGGACCAAGATTCGTAAGAACCGACCCAAATACTTTGCCGTTCGGGGCGTTGTGGAGGACGATGTCACCTCGATATTGCTCCACGACGTTATCGTCGCCAAAGACGTGATAAAGGCGGAAAAATCATTGCTGAATCTCTCGGGCCTCAGAAAATatgttgagaagctcaaatcTGACAAGGAGAAGGAATGGTTCCGTCGCCACCTTCGAAAATATATTGCAATTTACCTCCCCGACTGCCCTTTCGAAGTCACGACTACGAACCGCTACACCATCACTACCCATGAGGCTGCGCTGTCAGCCAGGAAATTTATACGCACGGGTGACACTATTAAGCATCTTTCGGGGACCCTCGTCGCAATTACCCCTGAGGAGGAAAAGACCCTCGACTTGACAAGGCGAGATTTCAGTATTGTCATGTCAAGTAGGAAAAAGACACCATCGCTTTTCCTTGGACCAGCGAGATTCTCGAATCATGACTGCAATCCCAACGCCCGGCTGGTTACAAAGGGCTCAGAAGGCATGGAAATCGTGGCCATTAGGGACATATCCATCGGCGAAGAGATTACGGTGTCATACGGGGAAAATTACTTCGGGGTAGATAATTGCGAATGCCTCTGCCATACTTGCGAACTTTCCCTGAGCAATGGATGGTCCCCAGGTGGCCCGCCGGAACACGATAGTCGTGCCTCCACACCAGAATCAACAACAGAACACCAGGAGAAAAGTTCCTCAGGCTccgagaagagaaaaagccCTCCCGAATCTCCTTCACACCCGTCAGAAGATATGCCTTCAAAAAGGCCTAGGTTCGAAAACATATTAAATCTACGACTAGAGCTTTCCCCTCCAAGCAGCCCTGACCCTATTGCTGAGCCTTTGATCACGGTTAACGGCGGCTTACGTGCGTTGAGAAGTCACTTCGCTTCGTTGGCCGGTAAATCTGACCTACGACACTTTCAGAAACCCCATTCGAATTTCATCTCAGCCTCGTCTTCGAGCGACCAAACTTCCTGCAGTTTATGTCCGGATGACGAGGCACCTACTTCCACGAGGTCAACGTCAGCCACGTCGGTCAGCGATTCAAATGTGCCGGTAAAAACTGAACCTACAGTGGAGCAGCAACCCAGGGCCTCATCTGAAACCGCCAGCAAGACCATTTCGGGAGATCATGGTTTACACGTTCAAGACGTTATCCGAGATAATGACGAATCGGACTTATCAGACCTCTCGGCATCGTGGGAAATCAATGACCGTGAAATGACAGCTGTCAAGCGAGAGCCtgttaagaagaagaagaggaaacgAAAAAGTAGCATTATCCCCACTATTGAACATGAAGCCCCAAAAGCGCGAACGCCGGGCGATTATACGAAAACTCCAAAGCTCCTTGCACAGCGGTATGACCGCTGGGTGGATTGCCAGACGTGTAATGCTTGGTTTGTCCAAGGAGACGCCTATCTCACTCGGAAAGAATGTCCACGATGCGAACGACATTCCAAGCTATATGGCTATCGTTGGCCTAAAACCGACAGGGAAGGTCGGAATGATACTGAGGAGCGTGTGATGGATCATCGCACTATCCACCGGTTCTTGAGGACGGAAGATGAAGCGCGTGTTCAGCGCCGAGGCCGTGGTGTCAGCCATGCAACCAGTCCGACGCCGGACGTTTCTGAGAACAAGACAGAAACGGATGCAAGCGAATTCGGCGACGAAAGACGACTTACAAGGTCACTGAGGCGTGCGAGGAGTTCTTTACATCTAGCAATATGA
- a CDS encoding uncharacterized protein (BUSCO:444399at4751~EggNog:ENOG410PPNT~COG:J~BUSCO:15531at33183), which translates to MSIQIKASNTLLNCIDNSGAAVVECAAVLKKKGAATIGDRIIVVVQKQRNFGSEASGASTAIANKVRRGDVRHAVVVRARQNIQRPDGSCIKFDDNACVLINKSGDPIGTRLNGVVGAELRNKKWSKILSLAPMHV; encoded by the exons ATGAGTATACAGATCAAGGCAAGTAAC ACGCTATTAAACTGTATCGACAATTCCGGCGCCGCCGTTGTCGAGTGCGCCGCcgtcctgaagaagaaaggagcAGCGACAATCG GTGACCGGATCATCGTCGTAGTGCAAAAGCAGCGTAACTTTGGATCGGAGGCTAGCGGTGCCAGCACAGCCATCGCAAACAAAGTCCGTCGCGGAGATGTCAGACACGCCGTTGTTGTGAGAGCAAGGCAAAATATACAAAGACCGGATGGTAGTTGCATCAAGTTTGATGACAATGCATGCGTCCTTATCAACAAGTCCGGGGACCCGATCGGGACGAGATTGAACG GAGTTGTTGGAGCGGAACTACGGAACAAAAAATGGTCGAAAATATTATCTTTGGCACCAATGCATGTGTAA
- a CDS encoding uncharacterized protein (EggNog:ENOG410PRZ8~COG:K~BUSCO:15972at33183): MSASPSSTTGGDQSQGIDQIHFRFCRECSNLLYPKEDRATNTLMFSCRTCHVGEPATSHCVYQNKLNSQVGDTAGVTQDVGSDPTLPRSNRLCPSCGENEAVFFQSQQRSAETGMKLYYVCCACGKVFT, from the exons ATGTCCGCTTCTCCCTCGTCTACCACTGGTGGAGACCAGTCTCAGGGCATCGACCAGATTCATTTCCGCTTCTGTCGCGAATG CTCCAACCTTCTTTACCCCAAAGAAGATCGTGCCACGAATACATTGATGTTTTCCTGCCGCACTTGCCATGTCGGCGAACCCGCCACCTCTCACTGCGTTTACCAGAACAAACTCAACAGCCAAGTAGGCGACACAGCCGGTGTGACTCAGGATGTTGGATCTGATCCTACG CTGCCGAGGTCAAATAGACTTTGCCCAAGCTGCGGAGAGAACGAGGCGGTGTTCTTTCAGTCACAACAACGGTCAGCGGAGACAGGAATG AAATTGTACTACGTTTGCTGTGCATGCGGAAAGGTGTTCACATGA
- the SSP1 gene encoding protein kinase ssp1 (BUSCO:419667at4751~EggNog:ENOG410PMV8~COG:O~BUSCO:14618at33183) translates to MAESGLPPGWEVRHSNSKKLPYYFNPHTKESRWEPPADTDTEKLKVYMATYHSGPPDRYTGSSQKEGQIRASHLLIKHRDSRRPTSWREANITRSKEEAIEILNGHLQRIMSGEATLGNIAMTESDCSSARKKGDLGFFGRGVMQKEFEDASFALKPGQISGIVETQSGVHLIERIE, encoded by the exons ATG GCAGAGTCGGGGCTTCCTCCAGGATGGGAAGTTCGTCATTCCAATTCGAAGAAGTTGCCCTACTACTTCAACCCACATACTAAGGAATCGCGCTGGGAGCCCCCTGCTGATACCGACACGGAGAAGCTGAAGGTGTACATGGCCACGTATCACAGTGGCCCGCCAGATCGCTACACAGGCTCCAGCCAAAAAGAGGGCCAAATCAGGGCAAGCCATCTGCTCATTAAGCACCGAGACAGCCGCAGGCCGACCAGCTGGAGAGAGGCGAACATCACGCGTTCCAAGGAGGAGGCGATTGAAATTCTCAATGGCCATTTGCAGCGCATTATGTCTGGAGAGGCGACCCTCGGGAACATTGCGATGACTGAATCGGATTGCAGCAGCGCACGGAAGAAGGGAGACCT TGGATTCTTTGGCCGTGGAGTTATGCAAAAGGAATTCGAAGATGCGTCATTTGCTCTCAAACCGGGGCAGATCAGTGGAATTGTGGAAACACAGTCTGGAGTCCATCTTATTGAAAG GATTGAATGA
- a CDS encoding uncharacterized protein (EggNog:ENOG410PP19~COG:O), which translates to MAEEENHSFPMAGVANSPSGNQMHPGNSGELSASLVSGGNVMSPGPQIGDNMQRDDLPIPDLGTETFLNMSDQEFLAMFESFNNTGYQANPNPIAELPAANIDPPSQPNIGFIPQAPTPAQGNPNEMPGQHTSVPLTGNFIRANAPLGPAQTGIPPHTSIQAIDAQAKAMVNTMAYIRVHSLTGWDFLRQQHNRSLRFYAGCLKKPAQEGKRDWERYLEEMRLTYNMLRDYQMQAYKSICGSLKIWLRYYSTILQTDTLEGCTKEFRDYAELQQQIVEYRFPEWHDHPALDFLRRDAQRHAA; encoded by the exons ATGGCTGAAGAAGAGAACCACAGCTTCCCT ATGGCTGGAGTCGCGAACAGCCCAAGCGGCAACCAGATGCACCCAGGAAATAGTGGAGAGCTGTCTGCGTCTCTTGTTTCGGGTGGAAATGTGATGTCTCCGGGGCCTCAGATCGGTGATAATATGCAACGGGATGACTTACCCATTCCAGATCTCGGCACTGAAACTTTTTTGAATATGAGCGACCAAGAGTTTCTCGCTATGTTCGAGAGCTTCAATAATACCGGGTACCAAGCAAATCCGAACCCCATTGCGGAGCTTCCAGCTGCCAATATCGATCCTCCCTCCCAGCCAAATATTGGGTTTATACCTCAAGCCCCCACTCCCGCCCAGGGCAATCCGAATGAAATGCCGGGCCAACATACAAGCGTTCCACTTACTGGGAACTTTATCCGAGCAAACGCCCCATTGGGCCCGGCACAGACAGGTATTCCACCACACACAAGCATCCAAGCCATTGATGCGCAAGCCAAAGCTATGGTCAACACCATGGCGTACATTCGGGTCCACAGTTTGACTGGATGGGACTTTCTACGCCAGCAGCACAACCGATCACTGCGGTTCTATGCGGGATGCCTCAAGAAACCTGCTCaagaagggaaaagagaCTGGGAACGCTACCTGGAGGAGATGCGGCTGACGTATAACATGTTGAGAGACTACCAGATGCAAGCGTATAAATCGATCTGTGGATCGTTGAAAATCTGGCTCCGTTATTACTCTACCATCCTCCAGACTGACACCCTTGAAGGTTGCACCAAAGAGTTTCGCGATTATGCAGAGCTCCAACAGCAAATTGTCGAATATCGCTTCCCTGAATGGCATGATCATCCGGCGCTGGACTTCTTGCGCAGAGACGCTCAGAGACATGCCGCGTAG